tgtatatagtttagttttatctgagcaacaaagcacaaacaataaattattttttaatattttaaatagaaaattagaaattttatagccaggtacatgtgagtaatgaccagaagcatttgtgtctaagtcaggaggactgaaatttcagcatgagaaacatacaaaagaacaactgttatgtttccatgcttttttatgttccatgctttttattattgccataaaattatacaaaaaatacaaggaataaaacaattccacacatatttacaataggctgcagtgcagggctgtgtgtgtgtgtgtgtgtgtgtgtgtgtgtgtgtgtgtgtgtgtgtgtgtgtgtgtgtgtgtgtgtgtgtgtgtgcgtgtgtgtgtgtgtgtgagtggcatgtccttcttgtgtgactagcacttcagcagtcactcagcagtctgtcagaacatgcctggcactgccagggtatctccctggtacatttgccacacgtgtatctgtagcagtcgacacatctcacatttgcacaattgttcatgagtgttctcatcagagcattcacatacaactatctacccagtctgccagtccctcatttggggagaaagctacagtactgtggctattcccactttagtgaccccattttgtttctctttcactcagacaataaaatattccaatacagtgaggacatgcacctaagacaaaaatttcagacccctccatgattaaaaaattgtctggggcatagccacaatagtgtagctttctccccaaatgagggagtggcagactgagtggataattgtatgtgagtgctctgttgagaacatttcaactttattgtatatatttctaaacttacatcatgtcctctgtagcttctgctctcagccaggccctctgactgcctctctcaccttatgcatgtcccctgcacaacaatgcagctgggggatgggcagacacactcaggaccagcttacacacttttgcatgaccttttttgaggtggatcaacacaattaatttggtaatttttttcaaaaattgttattttggaCCCACTTATCTTtcttagaagaaaaacattactaacattactacatttctacctgagcctgccaaaagccagtgctgaggtattttggatcatgaggccatcctttgtcatgcagccacttctaggtagacggggggatgggtgatagtgtgagctatgttgatccattgactcagacggagaagaaaataccctttcagagaaatctgaactttagctattttgaccaataatcatgtcaccttttgcagtgagaaaaaaatccaaaattagtacaaaggaggcagacttgagatgttttggaattatagttcaaataatgtctgtgtcagttttataataaagagaaagatgactgtagccacctacatgtggatgaaaattcatgtcaccacacatttcacttactctgttgactgagaagcaaggatagcaaaggttttcagtacacagcaggctttggacatgatcctggaggggccgtgggcgggtggggttccctggtctttctttgtctgcctctggcctctggggccttgctaataagtacattctgtacatttatcctatgttgcacttacataaacacacacactcacacacacatacatcagtcatttgtgctgtatgtcttactttctgctcttcatttagtagcagcagttggtgaatcatttgatccttacatgaaaacaaagttgtcctccaaaggtgaaagggtggaggtgggccaaaaaaaaaaagtttgaaaagcccatatgaagcaattttcaagcctagggtcacaaacgtcacacacaacacattgttagttttcagagagtagtgaaaatctgtagtagtgaaatctcttttggtaagatttcctaaatttcctatttttgtttgctggttatggctgtatttggaagagacacactgcaaaatcttgatcttgataagttaaaattgctcaataatattattctatttcaagtagctgagggttttttgtatacatttatgtaaaaacatttttacctattagcagtttttcaaaagacaaaactacttaaaataaggttaaaaatatcagagccattttgactaatcaatatgccacctatatgccattataattcaaatattatgtttgtgtcaatttcacattatttcaacctttcacaaatcaaatctcaaacatatggttctgtagatgaggagacttcttgcaagagatcttgcacagtctcatatggcagccaaggaggtgcaagctttcagcaggaaccacccatacctgacacacgcctcatttacataacactggaggcaagttcagctcttctcccccctgctgattcctcaggcaatgggcacttttgcaaatgaatggatgttaattggagccaccagaggtgtcagtttggactaaggttctttggaccctcttttgggacttcaggggggtggttgaaatttcagggacttctagtgttaaaactgttgacaaacggcagaaggagtcttgccagcgacggcaaaatcaatacgcactgggtgcttctagagcgggctacacgtaaggactcttgtcctttgctgagtttgacgtgcaagaccaaaatgttttccaatcattttccctttcctgtaatcaagtgcccgcccattgccctgcaaccccgccccctgtctgtcaggctctgacccgccctcccctctgcccatgttttccttttcctgtgttctgacaaggggaaagggttcttgtacagctgcatttccaagtcatacttacctggcaggggtgagaccatgatcaggaaggtggttcgcccaaggtgaggctcagccattgcactcaggctgtgctgacccttgcgaattgcccaaatgcgggaatctcgactgcataatttctggtagtgggggactgcgttcgcgctctcccccgatacattttgtggaaaaaaagaagaaataaaacaagcaattgcaatttgcttcacagtagcttgtcagtgcttgagctccacctgttggtatggcattatagacagtgggggtagacaggtttagttgtattttgcttgaaatgcagtatatttatgtacacacttaaacgtttcattctttcctatttcctacattgatcaatgcatttaaaagactggggctttccatgatgttctatgtgaacaagatctaatccatcacagaatcagtcatggctttattcattctattcgatctctaaacctagctaggagcataaaaagccttaaaactgttgacaaacggcagaaggagtcttgccagcgacggcaaaatcaatacgcactgggtgcttctagagcgggctacacgtaaggactcttgtcctttgctgagtttgacgtgcaagaccaaaatgttttccaatcattttccctttcctgtaatcaagtgcccgcccattgccctgcaaccccgccccctgtctgtcaggctctgacccgccctcccctctgcccatgttttccttttcctgtgttctgacaaggggaaagggttcttgtacagctgcatttccaagtcatacttacctggcaggggtgagaccatgatcaggaaggtggttcgcccaaggtgaggctcagccattgcactcaggctgtgctgacccttgcgaattgcccaaatgcgggaatctcgactgcataatttctggtagtgggggactgcgttcgcgctctctcCTGAttcattttgtggaaaaaaagaagaaataaaacaagcaattgcaatttgcttcacagtagcttgtcagtgcttgagctccacctgttggtatggcattatagacagtgggggtagacaggtttagttgtattttgcttgaaatgcagtatatttatgtacacacttaaacgtttcattctttcctatttcctacattgatcaatgcatttaaaagactggggctttccatgatgttctatgtgaacaagatctaatccatcacagaatcagtcatggctttattcattctattcgatctctaaacctagctaggagcataaaaagccttaaaactgttgacaaacggcagaaggagtcttgccagcgacggcaaaatcaatacgcactgggtgcttctagagcgggctacacgtaaggactcttgtcctttgctgagtttgacgtgcaagaccaaaatgttttccaatcattttccctttcctgtaatcaagtgcccgcccattgccctgcaaccccgccccctgtctgtcaggctctgacccgccctcccctctgcccatgttttccttttcctgtgttctgacaaggggaaagggttcttgtacagctgcatttccaagtcatacttacctggcaggggtgagaccatgatcaggaaggtggttcgcccaaagtgaggctcagccattgcactcaggctgtgctgacccttgcaaattgcccaaatgcgggaatctccactgcataatttctggtagtgggggactgcgttcgcgcactcccctgatacattttgtggaaaaaaagaagaaataaaacaagcaattgcaatttgcttcacagtagcttgtcagtgcttgagctccacctgttggtatggcattatagacagtgggggtagacaggtttagttgtattttgcttgaaatgcagtatatttatgtacacacttaaacgtttcattctttcctatttcctacattgatcaatgcatttaaaagactggggctttccatgatgttctatgtgaacaagatctaatccatcacagaatcagtcatggctttattcattctattcgatctctaaacctagctaggagcataaaaagccttaaaactgttgacaaacggcagaaggagtcttgccagcgacggcaaaatcaatacgcactgggtgcttctagagcgggctacacgtaaggactcttgtcctttgctgagtttgacgtgcaagaccaaaatgttttccaatcattttccctttcctgtaatcaagtgcccgcccattgccctgcaaccccgccccctgtctgtcaggctctgacccgccctcccctctgcccatgttttccttttcctgtgttctgacaaggggaaagggttcttgtacagctgcatttccaagtcatacttacctggcaggggtgagaccatgatcaggaaggtggttcacccaaggtgaggctcagccattgcactcaggctgtgctgacccttgcgaattgcccaaatgcgggaatctcgactgcataatttctggtagtgggggactgcgttcgcgctctcccctgatacattttgtggaaaaaaagaagaaataaaacaagcaattactatttgcttcacagtagcttgtcagtgcttgagctccacctgttggtatggcattatagacagtgggggtagacaggtttagttgtattttgcctgaaatgcagtatatttatgtacacacttaaacgtttcattctttcctatttcctacattgatcaatgcatttaaaagactggggctttccatgatgttctatgtgaacaagatctaatccatcacagaatcagtcatggctttattcattctattcgatctctaaacctagctaggagcataaaaagccttaaaactgttgacaaacggcaggaggagtcttgccagcgacggcaaaatcaatacgcactgggtgcttctagagcgggctacacgtaaggactcttgtcctttgctgagtttgacgtgcaagaccaaaatgttttccaatcattttccctttcctgtaatcaagtgcccgcccattgccctgcaaccccgccccctgtctgtcaggctctgacccgccctcccctctgcccatgttttccttttcctgtgttctgacaaggggaaagggttcttgtacagctgcatttccaagtcatacttacctggcaggggtgagaccatgatcaggaaggtggttcgcccaaggtgaggctcagccattgcactcaggctgtgctgacccttgcgaatggGGGTCAGCCGTATTGAAGTGCAATTTAACTGTAGCACGATTGGTGAAAAGTCTACGGTGGAGGAGAACGTTTATTTTAAAGTGGTATTCCTTGTTTTCCAGGATGGCTAATGCTTATCAAGTccgatggtggtgtggtgtcttCAAAACGACTTTTCTGGAGCTCACTGACAACTTTTGGATGTATTTCACATGAATTATATTGCTATTGTCCATTTCAGCTGTTTATTGTAATGCCTCTTGAATAATACCCAATGAAAGAATGTAAAAATTCTATCTCAAGTATATTTGTGTAAGCAAATGCTTTGGAATTCATGACGGTTCTCAACATGTTTCTACACTTTAAAGAATCAATAAAATTCATCctattttataaatatacttGTTTGAGGATGCTTTGATTTTTCATAAATGCCAATTGTTTACATGTGCCACTCAATGAATGCCTTACTGTGCGGACGATTAAAGGCAGTGTAATATTTCTGAGTCTGATTAAAGCCACTGAATGTTTGGTATTTATGTTGCAATGTGTGCAAAATAATCTGATTGCATTATAGCATAAGCACAGGACTATACCTTACCTGctagtgggtgggtgtgtgtatatataatgtgtgtgtatatatatatataattatataatatccCTTTTTGTTATAAATGATCCTCCATTGTTGCATTAATTGAGCTTTCACAAATCACTTATAGTAATACTGACACTTTATTGAAGACAAAAAACATGGAACACAAATAACAGCTCTAGCGTAGGTGGAAAAGTACCATTGAACATTAAGAAATGAACAGTCacaataataaattatttacaatatgtacagtataaatatatttacagaTTTATAAGAGCATATTTACAGCTTATTCATTCAGGCCGTCAACAACAGACATGAAATGTTCATAGCTGTCATACACACTGTTTGTCAGACCTTTTGATGGGGACATCATCTTTACAGGgcagaaagttttttttttatattttttgtgtCCCTGGGTCAGTTGGTCacaaactgtacagactggcaGGGTTTGCACGCGGGACTGTGTGGCTCCCAGTCCTGAGGGGTAATCTTTCAGCTTGCGCTTATATTGTGTAGATTTTGCCCATGATGGAAGACCTAATAATGCTGATGGACCAGCAATCCCCGAGGTCTGACTGACGGGCATTATGGGCAGTTTGGATGGGCCAGCAATCACAGGTCTGGTGGTGGCAGAGCGTTTTTTCCTGTCCTGTGGCGGCAGAAGCGCAGGTGACACTGGTGGTTGAGGCCGGGAGTGCGGTGTCATTATGTCTGTCCTTCCCTTTAATACTTTGGTCCCTGCCGTGCTGGGTGTGGGCACATACTGCATCAGGGGATAGTCTGGTGGAGGGAGGACTGCTGGCTGCAGTGGTGCTGGAGGGAGGTCTGCAGTTGATATGGACCTGGTCTTGGTGATGGTGCATGGCTGTTTTGTGGCATGTAAGTTGAGGAGCCTCTCTTGTCGATGAATAAAGTCCCGCACAGTCTTTATGTTAATTTTTGGTAGAGGAATGCCTGCCTTACACAGGACTGGATCCTCTACCAATACCCTGTGCTGGATCCGCTCGTACCCCTTCAATATGGCCATTTTCTCTGGGCTTGTGCTAGACCCCCGGGGTGAGCGCAACCACAACAGTTTCACCAGTGTGTACATCAGCCTATTGTTCTGAGCACTGATGTCCTGTTGTGCTGGTGCGTAGCGCTTGGCCATCTTCAACCTCTGTATCAGCGCAGCATCAACAAGATCATCCCTCTTTGTGCGGCAGTAGAGGGTATTGCCCCAGTGTGTTCTGTACAACTGGTTGAACTGCTGTGGCTGCTTGTCATGCTCCTCAACTGCATTCCACGCTTCAAGGACTCTGTTCCTCTGCTCAGTAGtaagcagcagcttgtcctctTGCAGGCCAATCTCCACCAGCGCCGAGCAGAACTTCTCCAGCTTCTGAAAGCCCGGGAGAGGGTTTGGACTGCAGGCATCCtcctaaaatatatatatattttaaatgccATATGAATGTGGTAAGCTCAAATGCATTCCTTGtcctgttctttttttttttttttttttttttgcagtaacCATTTAATtctagcagacacacagatactcACAAAGGCTGGAGGGTGAATAGTGGCAGTTTCGTCACTGGTTAGTGTGATGTGGGGCAGGACAGCATCCAGTACGTCGCCACGTGCCTCCGTGTCACTCTGATACGCCTCATCGTGTTCATCTGGGTCTGGCTGCCCGGGCTGAACCACCTCCTCCTCCGAACTAGGTCCATCGTCAATAATGTCCTGAAGAGAGAAGGATTCACCCGTGCTCTGGCTGAACAGGTACTCTAACCCGAGCAGCTCGTTGGAGGGGATATCAGCAGGGGCTCGGAAATTCTCCTCCACAGTCTCATCGAACAGCTGCTGACAGCGGGTGTTGAGGCGGTGGATCAGCGGCGCAGAGTACGTCCTGTGGTGCCGTCCTTTGCCACCAAACACGGCGTCCGAGCTCCTGTCTGAATTCCACCGTGCAATGCCACTAATCAGGTAAACCTGGTAGGGCCGTGCTGCACAGTGGGGACCTGAACATCAGCATAAAAAGGTATTAGAATAATTACAGCGACACGTTTAACTTGTTGCAAGTGTACAGATGACACGGGTATACCTGGAATCATGTTAGGTAGCGCTTTGTGGAATCCTTCCAGGCTGTTGCTTCCACGCAGACATTTATAATAGGGCACGTCCACGCCGTGGATGGTTGTGGTACGTGCCACTCGATACATGTACATGTCTGGTGGATCCTGGATGCACTCCAGATGTCGCTGCTGGGCTGCCCACATCTCATCAATGGCCtctgtaaatacacacacatacatacagtgcaTCCGTTCACTTTGCATGCTACTCTATCCGTACAATTGTAATAACTTTTTTGTATGAGTTGTTTTATACCCGGTGTTTTGAAGAGGCTCACTCCGTTCTCATCCAGTCCAGCGGGACCTTTCAGCTCCTCGATGGCCAGGTGGATGAGCCGAAATGTTTCCTGAGCCCCGAGTGTGACCCTCCGCACATGGTGTTTCAGCTGCTGTCTGGAAATGTAGAGGCGGACAATATCCTCATTTGACAGAGACTTCAGCGTTGCCAGGTCCTTGGCTCGGACAGCCTCGATGAGCCTCTCCAGGTCTGTACGGTTGTAGGCCAGCACTGCCCCAGCTAGTGCAGACTTGAATGTAGCATATTTCGAGTGAGACTCTGTGCGGACGGCTGCGTCAAATCGATGGATCCAGTGGAAAATGTCCAGGCGCACCACCATGCCGGCGTCCACCCAAGGCTGGAACAAGATCTCCACAGACGTGGGGCCCTGCGCACGGCAACACCCACGATCGACATAGATTATTTTAGGCACAGGCTGATTGGCTTGCTGGAATCTGTCCACCACACCACGACACATAGGCTCCAGACTCTTGGTGGACTCTTCACAGGTCAGGACAAACGAGACGATCTGTGAATACTCGTTGCCTATGCTCGTAAACCATTCAGCTGTGCCTTTTCCCTCTCCAGACAGCTTCTTCACTACCTGTGAAGCACAGTGTGTCAGAAAGATTAGAGAAACCGATCATTACAGACTAAGATTCAATTTATTGCATCATGGAAGACTGTACACACTTTCTTTGTGGAGTCCATTTTCAGCACCATGCCAAAAGTGGAGAGAATTTGGTTCCGGTAGTCCTGAACATTTTCGGCCTCTGCCAACAGGAAGGCATGACGCAGGAGACGAGCCGAAGGCAGCTCTCTCTGTGAAGGGGGAGCCTTGAAGGCATGCCCCAACGCTGACACAATGCCTCCGGGTTTCACCAGAGTCATCAGGAGAGTGGTGTATAGATCCTTCCTCCTGAGATACTCCTCGGAGTGATTCTCTTGAATCTGTCGCCACACCTTCACCATGGTGTTTCCCTCGGTCCGGTCCCGCAACAGCCGTATCACGTTCCGGTCCACTCCGCGCCTTTAGAGCACAGTTTATTGTAATAGACATGGCAGTACCGTCAAATACACTCACTATGTTTTGTGTACTCACTTGTTGGTGAGGACAGCGGGGAACATGGCTTGGTGAGCCTCGCTGAGCTGGGACAAGATTTTGGAATCCCAAGCCAACCACCGGCCCATCTTCACACCTTGGCTGCTCCTGGCCGCTTTGGTGCACGGTCCACAGCACAGGACTTCTGTCAGCATGGAGTACCAACCGGATACATCGCAGATGTGCCGGACCTGAAATACCAGGACACTTGAAAATGTGTCACAGTTCACTCGCGTTACAATAAATGTTATACGGTCACACAGTAATGACCGATACGATCAGGAACAAGCCGCACCCTGTGGTAGTAGCCAGACTTGTAGAGGTACACGTCCTTTCCTTTGCCGACGCACTCGTCCCCACGAGGGCACTTCAGCGAGTatctccacacccccacaggtCGCCATAGAAATACACGACTCCGGAAGAACAGCTGTGGGGTCGGTGGATTTCCAGCGACGTAGCCTGGTGTTTCTGGTGGGTGGAACCACATTCTGTCGCATTTCACTACCCTCCGCCTCTTGAGCTTACCGGTATTGTCATGGTACACCTGGACAGGGGTGAACAGGCCTCTCTCTTGGTCATCCTTCAGCCAGGAGATGTCAGCTTCTGGGATGCCATTGGGGTTTTCCCACAGGCGCACCCAGCCCTCCAGTTCAACCTGAAACCAGTCAAAGTAGCATTCTAAATAATCTTACTCCTACAGTGAAATAAAGCATTCTAGTGTTGTGCGCAAAACTAATACTAAAGTAATACTAAACTAATAAAAGTCCTGTCAGAAAAGTAACAGTTAGGAGTATCACATACTGGGGAGATACTCTGAGACAATTCCCCTTCGGAAATGTGCGTCTTGACTAAGGATGAGGACTCTGTTGTCCTGCTGTCCTTGGACTTTAGTGTGGGAAGCGATGCCGTGGACTTGACCACAGATGGAGCAGCCTTATTGGAGGAATCATGTGGCTTGTCCTTGGTCTTCTTGGACTTTCCTGTGGGCAGAGACTCCTTAGCCCGGACTGTGGAAGCAGACTCCTCAGAACAGACTGTAGGTAGAACCTCTTGAGACACGCAAGGGGACTCCTTGGATCCCTCGCCTAGGTTGGCCGTTGACGTACTGGCTTCtaaaaatagaataatattattttTGGTTTATTTCCTCCCAGGGTTCGTTACAAAATATTCAGATACCTATTAACTGTGAGACTATGTCCTTTACATCGTATTATTCTGACATTACAACAAATTAAGGACACAATAACAACTTGGCAGctataaaatgttattattcAGTTTCTAAATATTTTTGATGTGCCCGAAAGTTGGATAGAACCTGATACTTATCAGTGTTTATACAGATGGTTTCCAAAATCACCATATGATTTTACCTGCATATACGAGTACCATTTCTGTCTTGTACGCGTAATTGCTGTGTTGTATTGTCACACAGACAATGTTAAATATTGCCTTTATGTGTGAGTGTTGCATAGTGAAAGCAAGAGTAGTTCTATATAACAATCTGTATATACTTACATCGGTTGGACATATTCACAACTGATTGTgcgggcggggggggggtgtttaccTTCAGGAGATTTCACCACCACTGATAAACTGGAATCTTTCAGCAGTGAGGGATCGCACATGGGGGAACTTGCTTCCTGGatgaaaaaaatgtaataaatgtttagaCTTAAGTTTTATAGCGAGTGAGCAAGACGGAGCATAAAATCCATACTGTTCTGTAGTTGCAGAATTCAGATGACTtactttttctttcttctcaATAATAAATCTCCTAAACCTCTTCATCTGCACACTGGTGATATGGTTCAGAGGTGTATGTAACCACTTGCAGACAGAGCTATAGCCCTTCTTGATCATGTCCCTCTGCTCACTGCTGAAGTCATCTGGCCTAGCCTTCTGGACAGAGTACTGCCAGTACAGCTCCCACATCTCTTGGAAAGTCTGGTGCTCAAACCCCTTCTGACCATAGATACACTGGTCGATGTTGGCCTCCAGAAGCATGGAGACCTGAGGGAAGCTTTCTGCATACTCCACCAGATAGTCCTTTATCCAGTGGTTCTGTATTTCAGCCTTCCTAAGTGGGTTAGTCACCTCTGCTCTGTGCTTGTCAACTAGGCTGTAATTACATGCATCAATGTATCAAGCATTACTATTTTATTACTGTTAAGGCAAACATCACCATCACAGCAGCTTCACAGAGATGACTCTAAGCATGAAAATAATATCAATCACAGCCACACTCTACATCTAAGAATGCTGTTAGAGATGTTGTTAATGCTTAAAGAAATACAACACTAAATGAAATACGCTTACTACTTCATGTAGCCCACATCGTTTTCCACAAGCCAGTGGAAAGGCGCATGTTCGTATTGCCCAAAAGGCAACACCAGCTTCCCCAGACACAGTTGATGCGACGGCGCGTGGATCCCATCGGCGTGGGCGAGTTTCTCAGCGTGGACAAGCGCAGTGGACTGATC
The genomic region above belongs to Brachyhypopomus gauderio isolate BG-103 unplaced genomic scaffold, BGAUD_0.2 sc44, whole genome shotgun sequence and contains:
- the LOC143486080 gene encoding uncharacterized protein LOC143486080, with the translated sequence MATPRVRVVNPNAPARRQQAILMATKEARLYREKKTTFPMPPRQLLDQSTALVHAEKLAHADGIHAPSHQLCLGKLVLPFGQYEHAPFHWLVENDVGYMKYLVDKHRAEVTNPLRKAEIQNHWIKDYLVEYAESFPQVSMLLEANIDQCIYGQKGFEHQTFQEMWELYWQYSVQKARPDDFSSEQRDMIKKGYSSVCKWLHTPLNHITSVQMKRFRRFIIEKKEKEASSPMCDPSLLKDSSLSVVVKSPEEASTSTANLGEGSKESPCVSQEVLPTVCSEESASTVRAKESLPTGKSKKTKDKPHDSSNKAAPSVVKSTASLPTLKSKDSRTTESSSLVKTHISEGELSQSISPVELEGWVRLWENPNGIPEADISWLKDDQERGLFTPVQVYHDNTGKLKRRRVVKCDRMWFHPPETPGYVAGNPPTPQLFFRSRVFLWRPVGVWRYSLKCPRGDECVGKGKDVYLYKSGYYHRVRHICDVSGWYSMLTEVLCCGPCTKAARSSQGVKMGRWLAWDSKILSQLSEAHQAMFPAVLTNKRGVDRNVIRLLRDRTEGNTMVKVWRQIQENHSEEYLRRKDLYTTLLMTLVKPGGIVSALGHAFKAPPSQRELPSARLLRHAFLLAEAENVQDYRNQILSTFGMVLKMDSTKKVVKKLSGEGKGTAEWFTSIGNEYSQIVSFVLTCEESTKSLEPMCRGVVDRFQQANQPVPKIIYVDRGCCRAQGPTSVEILFQPWVDAGMVVRLDIFHWIHRFDAAVRTESHSKYATFKSALAGAVLAYNRTDLERLIEAVRAKDLATLKSLSNEDIVRLYISRQQLKHHVRRVTLGAQETFRLIHLAIEELKGPAGLDENGVSLFKTPEAIDEMWAAQQRHLECIQDPPDMYMYRVARTTTIHGVDVPYYKCLRGSNSLEGFHKALPNMIPGPHCAARPYQVYLISGIARWNSDRSSDAVFGGKGRHHRTYSAPLIHRLNTRCQQLFDETVEENFRAPADIPSNELLGLEYLFSQSTGESFSLQDIIDDGPSSEEEVVQPGQPDPDEHDEAYQSDTEARGDVLDAVLPHITLTSDETATIHPPAFEDACSPNPLPGFQKLEKFCSALVEIGLQEDKLLLTTEQRNRVLEAWNAVEEHDKQPQQFNQLYRTHWGNTLYCRTKRDDLVDAALIQRLKMAKRYAPAQQDISAQNNRLMYTLVKLLWLRSPRGSSTSPEKMAILKGYERIQHRVLVEDPVLCKAGIPLPKINIKTVRDFIHRQERLLNLHATKQPCTITKTRSISTADLPPAPLQPAVLPPPDYPLMQYVPTPSTAGTKVLKGRTDIMTPHSRPQPPVSPALLPPQDRKKRSATTRPVIAGPSKLPIMPVSQTSGIAGPSALLGLPSWAKSTQYKRKLKDYPSGLGATQSRVQTLPVCTVCDQLTQGHKKYKKKTFCPVKMMSPSKGLTNSVYDSYEHFMSVVDGLNE